A stretch of Phytoactinopolyspora mesophila DNA encodes these proteins:
- a CDS encoding GTP-binding protein yields the protein MASVDSEVSRGTHASQDALSVKIVVAGGFGVGKTTFVGSVSEIEPLRTEALMTDASSSVDDLSMLPEKRTTTVAMDFGRITLAEDLVLYLFGTPGQSRFWFMWDDITRGAIGAVVLVDTRRLADCFGAVDYVEQRGIPFLVALNAFDGVQQHSVEEVRDALQIGPEVPFVVTDARDRESVKTVLVTLVEHAMSMVAQQG from the coding sequence ATGGCCTCCGTCGACTCTGAGGTGTCCCGAGGGACACACGCCTCGCAGGACGCGCTTTCGGTGAAGATAGTGGTCGCCGGCGGGTTCGGCGTTGGTAAGACGACGTTCGTCGGTTCGGTGAGCGAGATCGAGCCGCTTCGGACCGAAGCGCTCATGACCGACGCTTCGTCGAGCGTCGACGATCTCAGCATGCTGCCGGAGAAACGGACGACCACGGTCGCCATGGACTTCGGCCGGATCACCCTGGCTGAGGACCTGGTTTTGTACCTATTCGGTACCCCTGGTCAAAGCCGGTTCTGGTTCATGTGGGACGACATCACCCGGGGCGCCATCGGCGCGGTGGTCTTGGTGGACACGCGTCGCCTGGCCGACTGCTTCGGTGCGGTCGATTACGTGGAGCAGCGCGGCATTCCGTTCCTCGTCGCGCTGAATGCCTTTGACGGCGTGCAGCAGCACTCGGTCGAGGAGGTCCGCGACGCGCTGCAGATCGGGCCCGAGGTGCCGTTCGTCGTCACTGACGCACGCGACCGTGAGTCGGTGAAGACGGTTCTGGTGACGCTCGTGGAACACGCCATGTCGATGGTGGCGCAACAGGGCTGA
- a CDS encoding CCA tRNA nucleotidyltransferase has translation MTGLTDHQHALTAAQRRAVRQLLRISPVADELAERFAAAGHQLALVGGSVRDALLDRLGQDLDFTTSALPKETKRLLTGWAENVWDVGQAFGTIGAKKSGFHIEITTYRSENYDRASRKPDVAFGETIEEDLVRRDFTINAMAVKLPGREFVDPHGGLADLGRRIIRTPGTPEASFSDDPLRMMRAARFAAQLGFDVAPEVVQAMTDMTDRLDIVSAERIRDELSKLVLATEPTRGLRLLVDTGLADRMLPELPALRLEIDEHHRHKDVYEHSLTVLNQAIELENRLPDGGPDLVTRLAALLHDIGKPKTRRFEPDGGVSFHHHDVVGAKLVRKRLTALRYPSAVVNSVAKLTELHLRFHGYRGGQWTDSAVRRYARDAGDLLARLHVLTRSDCTTRNPKKADALRRSYDDLEKRIERLEQEEELAAIRPDLDGNAIMRILGTGPGPVVGRAYRHMLEVRMDRGPLSEEDAKAELLTWWSEQPEATTPEQ, from the coding sequence GTGACTGGGTTGACCGATCATCAGCATGCGCTCACCGCGGCCCAACGCCGCGCCGTCCGCCAACTTCTCCGGATCTCGCCGGTGGCCGATGAGCTCGCGGAGCGCTTCGCCGCGGCCGGCCACCAGCTCGCATTGGTGGGCGGGTCGGTGCGTGACGCCTTGCTCGACCGGCTCGGCCAGGATCTGGACTTCACCACGTCGGCCCTGCCCAAGGAGACGAAACGGCTTCTTACGGGTTGGGCCGAGAACGTGTGGGACGTGGGCCAGGCGTTCGGGACGATCGGCGCCAAGAAGTCCGGTTTCCACATCGAGATCACCACATATCGCTCGGAGAACTACGACCGCGCCAGCCGCAAACCGGACGTCGCCTTCGGGGAGACGATCGAGGAGGACTTGGTAAGGCGCGACTTCACGATCAACGCGATGGCGGTGAAGCTTCCTGGACGCGAGTTCGTCGACCCGCACGGAGGTCTGGCTGATCTCGGCCGGAGGATCATCCGGACACCCGGGACGCCGGAGGCGTCGTTCTCCGACGATCCGCTGAGGATGATGCGTGCGGCGCGCTTCGCCGCGCAGCTCGGTTTCGACGTGGCCCCGGAAGTGGTCCAAGCCATGACGGACATGACCGACCGCCTCGACATCGTTTCGGCGGAACGGATACGTGATGAGCTGTCCAAGCTGGTTCTTGCCACTGAGCCCACACGGGGACTCAGATTGCTGGTCGACACCGGCCTGGCGGACCGGATGCTGCCCGAGCTCCCGGCGTTGCGCTTGGAGATCGACGAGCACCACCGGCACAAGGACGTCTACGAACATTCCCTGACCGTGCTGAACCAGGCGATCGAACTCGAGAACAGGCTGCCGGACGGCGGCCCTGATCTGGTCACCCGGCTGGCCGCGCTGCTGCATGACATCGGCAAGCCGAAGACCCGCCGGTTCGAGCCCGACGGCGGCGTCAGTTTTCACCACCATGATGTTGTCGGCGCGAAGCTGGTCCGCAAACGGCTCACGGCACTGCGTTATCCGTCCGCCGTGGTCAACAGCGTGGCCAAGCTCACCGAGCTGCACCTGAGGTTCCACGGATACCGAGGCGGGCAATGGACCGACTCCGCCGTACGGCGCTACGCGCGTGACGCCGGTGATCTGCTGGCTCGGCTGCACGTCCTGACCCGCTCCGACTGCACGACGAGAAACCCCAAGAAAGCTGATGCGCTGCGACGGTCGTACGACGACCTCGAGAAGCGGATCGAACGGCTGGAGCAGGAAGAAGAGCTGGCCGCGATCCGGCCGGACCTCGACGGAAACGCGATCATGCGCATACTCGGCACCGGGCCCGGCCCGGTGGTGGGCCGCGCCTACCGGCACATGCTCGAGGTACGTATGGATCGCGGGCCGCTCAGCGAGGAGGATGCCAAAGCCGAGCTGTTGACCTGGTGGTCGGAACAGCCTGAGGCCACAACTCCGGAGCAGTGA
- a CDS encoding DUF6049 family protein — translation MPGRIVLTIAAVAVVSMIFAAPAPAADRPDAQDTGATAESYLNTVEPSALAPGETLTLAGVVENTGDEPITNVQALPRWNTVQLETRDEIALVSVDDTVRWGFRYDDPFQVVAERLDPGEQAEFRLDIDAEQLSFGSPGVYTVGVDIRGSLTDGDRVTLDTARTVVPWIPDDVPAKVDVALLWPAEAPPALMPSGDLRNDAVAGRIAPGGPLDAIVDAAGSNPVTWLVDPDLLDTVDAMTESDSGDAAEAAEEWESKFQPERDGSLYLLPYARPDVRALLATDPELASQLTAASVDATRQTARTLADVRTGVARADAGADDDVFSALADAGVRTVILSGAAATSSESPMAHMSTARGELEVVLTDPGLDAVVADAHNATNTDAGLLELRQRWAAETAMAAIEAELRGAQPQPLVVAPPARWTPHEDLANAVVDVWTDLPWVEPVTVDELPAPSQPASVTVEPADAGNVLPAENVAAAADLQDAVQKYTELLADPDQDLNRALGLAAIRAASSGWRDDPAAGLEYASDITDELGRQLGEVSVTVPESVTLSSRTGIFPLTVTNELDEPVTVKLAIQSANPDRLRVDDVPEQQVGAGSRETIEIKAQAATNGRVPITVQLVTHSGAPLGPTTQSVVNATDYGTIGWIIIVGAGALFGAAVIRTMLRRRNSATGDHDSVSESAADDVATGDDPGSAGAAGDHTGAAPRPPAQGVTR, via the coding sequence ATGCCCGGCCGGATAGTCCTGACCATCGCCGCGGTGGCCGTGGTGTCGATGATCTTCGCCGCTCCGGCCCCGGCGGCAGACCGGCCCGACGCACAAGACACTGGCGCCACCGCCGAGAGCTACCTGAACACGGTCGAGCCATCTGCCCTTGCCCCAGGCGAAACACTGACTCTTGCCGGTGTCGTGGAGAACACGGGTGATGAACCGATCACCAACGTCCAGGCACTGCCGCGCTGGAATACCGTTCAGCTCGAGACCCGGGACGAGATCGCGCTCGTGTCCGTCGACGACACCGTACGCTGGGGATTTCGCTATGACGACCCCTTCCAGGTTGTCGCCGAACGGCTCGATCCTGGCGAACAGGCGGAGTTCCGCCTGGACATCGATGCCGAGCAACTTTCTTTCGGCAGTCCCGGTGTCTACACCGTGGGCGTCGACATTCGCGGTTCCCTCACCGACGGGGACCGGGTCACACTCGATACGGCCCGGACGGTGGTGCCGTGGATACCGGACGACGTCCCGGCGAAGGTGGACGTTGCCCTGCTGTGGCCCGCCGAGGCGCCGCCGGCCCTGATGCCGAGTGGTGACCTGCGCAACGACGCCGTCGCCGGCCGGATCGCCCCAGGCGGCCCTCTCGATGCGATCGTCGACGCGGCCGGCTCCAATCCGGTGACCTGGCTCGTCGATCCGGATCTCCTCGACACGGTCGACGCCATGACCGAATCCGATTCCGGTGACGCGGCCGAAGCCGCGGAGGAGTGGGAGTCGAAGTTCCAGCCGGAGCGCGACGGCAGCCTGTATCTGCTGCCCTACGCCCGCCCGGACGTGAGAGCTCTGCTGGCCACCGATCCCGAGCTCGCCTCCCAGCTCACCGCTGCGTCGGTCGACGCGACCCGGCAGACCGCCCGGACCCTGGCGGACGTGCGTACCGGGGTGGCACGTGCGGACGCCGGTGCTGACGACGACGTGTTCTCGGCGCTTGCCGACGCCGGAGTACGCACCGTGATCCTGTCCGGGGCCGCCGCGACGTCGTCGGAGAGCCCGATGGCTCACATGAGCACAGCCCGGGGCGAACTCGAGGTGGTGCTGACCGATCCGGGCCTCGACGCGGTGGTGGCCGACGCCCACAACGCGACCAACACCGACGCCGGCCTGCTGGAGCTTCGCCAGCGGTGGGCCGCGGAGACCGCCATGGCCGCGATAGAAGCCGAACTCCGGGGGGCTCAGCCCCAGCCGCTCGTCGTCGCGCCACCGGCGCGCTGGACGCCGCATGAGGACCTTGCCAACGCCGTAGTCGATGTGTGGACGGACTTGCCGTGGGTCGAGCCTGTCACCGTCGACGAGCTGCCGGCGCCATCCCAGCCGGCGTCTGTGACCGTTGAGCCCGCGGATGCGGGAAACGTACTGCCGGCAGAGAACGTCGCGGCGGCTGCTGACCTGCAAGATGCCGTGCAGAAGTACACCGAACTCCTGGCCGATCCGGATCAGGACCTGAACCGGGCGCTGGGTCTGGCCGCGATCCGGGCGGCGTCCTCAGGATGGCGCGATGACCCGGCCGCGGGTCTCGAATACGCCTCGGACATCACCGACGAACTCGGCCGGCAGCTCGGCGAGGTGAGCGTCACCGTTCCCGAGTCGGTCACCCTGTCCAGCCGAACCGGGATCTTTCCCCTGACCGTCACCAATGAGCTCGACGAGCCGGTGACCGTCAAGCTCGCCATTCAGTCCGCCAACCCGGATCGCCTCCGTGTCGACGACGTGCCGGAACAACAGGTCGGTGCGGGTTCACGTGAAACCATCGAGATCAAGGCACAGGCGGCAACGAACGGACGGGTACCCATCACCGTCCAGCTCGTCACCCACAGCGGCGCTCCGCTCGGCCCGACAACCCAGTCGGTGGTCAACGCGACCGACTACGGCACTATCGGCTGGATCATCATCGTCGGCGCCGGAGCATTGTTCGGAGCCGCGGTGATCCGCACCATGCTGCGACGTCGAAACTCGGCGACCGGCGACCACGATTCGGTGAGCGAGTCCGCGGCAGATGACGTCGCGACCGGTGACGACCCCGGTTCGGCGGGTGCCGCCGGCGATCACACCGGTGCCGCGCCACGGCCGCCTGCGCAGGGGGTCACGCGGTGA
- the murJ gene encoding murein biosynthesis integral membrane protein MurJ has protein sequence MTDTRNVESPDPRRPSLLGSSVVMAAGTIVSRLTGFGRAAIIAAALGLTVATADVFNVPNVIPNMIYILVGGGVLNSVLVPVLVRAIKNDADGGAAYSQRLFSLAITVLGVATVVAVLAAPWIIRAIVDSRYLEPEMRPLYDNMVMFARFCLPQIFFYGLYVLIGQILNAKGRFGPMMWAPILNNVVAIAVFALYLIVYGTKSAGTFSTAEMLLLGLGSTAGVAAQALILIPVLRKTGFSLRFRTDWRGAGLREPIRMGLWSVGFVIVNQIAYLFFVNVATGASATAVDGDGAGYTVYANAMLIMMVPHAIITVSLATALLPRLADLAADGHIDEVREKLVSVVRICLAILLPMAALMAVLAFPITAVIFDYGSAEGQTGMLARTLIALLPGLLAFTVHYLCLRGFYALKDTRTPFFTQLWIAAVMIVWAIGLSVISPSPHLVTMTLATGYSAAYLVGATVSVVRLQREIGAIDFSPLVQHMARLAIPTGVAAGLAWLLWRGWSQLGLLSAFPSMIERLVELAISASVGGATFVALAYVFRISEVRRAITMIMAKLRGRHAEAAPAETESTIPDDMLEETADYIPPVLETGTLSIFRRPNFDPDVTVEFFLDETMHGATMHGMPALTDRPRPPSILQEGNPAARRHPNLDIDTHPELPKHGEAGLSQPSGRARTLAGRYRVENLLDETAGVRSWLGFDEILQRQVFIQTIPAGDPRGDDFIRAARKASSIDDPRFLRILDIGAEDLSYLVREWTPGRSLAGLLAEGPFHTEHASAIGREVADALAVAHNMQLSHRRLSPTLVFLTAEGSIKIAGLETEAVLYGAAEINLDGAETRETDAGVLDAAGVGSVLYACLTARWPIGASGGLEPAPRIDGRLASARQVRPGIPTSLDVVTDRSIGNARRHHVPPLRSPFEIASELGTGPGTDQFAIVGQDSAEGNGNGLLDPVSGPYLGVPAGTAATQLRSRRDRRRTSKLGRFLGVFGAALLLVGATLVGLQLMLSAFDDPDRPAREEPGSAETGEDPTSPPPEPEPEAEPLEAVTADYFDPFGGTPESPTEVGNATDGNLDTVWRTLRYLDPLEAQKPGVGLYVDLGEPKSITEIEVTLMNDDADLELRVAPEDASSVPGDFDDWSRVHVEENAELTFGHTLEESVTTRYVLVWFTRLPPFEGDYRSGIADVTVLGTEGGSQ, from the coding sequence GTGACCGATACGCGTAACGTCGAGTCGCCCGACCCTAGACGCCCCAGCCTCCTCGGCTCCAGCGTCGTCATGGCGGCCGGCACGATCGTCTCGCGGCTGACCGGGTTCGGACGAGCCGCCATCATCGCCGCGGCACTCGGGCTGACCGTCGCCACGGCCGACGTGTTCAACGTGCCCAACGTCATCCCCAACATGATCTACATCCTCGTGGGCGGGGGTGTCCTCAACTCCGTACTGGTGCCGGTCTTGGTGCGAGCCATCAAGAACGACGCCGACGGTGGCGCGGCGTACTCACAGCGGCTGTTCAGCCTGGCCATCACCGTGCTGGGGGTGGCAACCGTCGTGGCGGTTCTCGCCGCGCCGTGGATCATCCGGGCGATCGTCGACTCCAGGTATCTCGAACCGGAGATGCGGCCGCTCTACGACAACATGGTGATGTTCGCCCGGTTCTGCCTGCCGCAGATCTTCTTCTACGGGTTGTACGTCCTGATCGGCCAGATCCTCAACGCCAAGGGCCGTTTCGGGCCGATGATGTGGGCGCCGATTCTCAACAACGTCGTGGCGATCGCTGTCTTCGCTCTCTACCTCATCGTCTACGGCACCAAGTCTGCAGGCACGTTCTCCACCGCCGAGATGCTTCTGCTCGGCCTCGGCTCGACCGCCGGAGTGGCCGCACAGGCGCTCATCCTGATCCCCGTCCTGCGCAAGACCGGCTTCTCGCTCCGGTTCCGGACCGATTGGCGCGGCGCCGGCCTTCGTGAACCGATCCGGATGGGCTTGTGGAGCGTCGGGTTCGTCATCGTCAACCAGATCGCCTACCTCTTCTTCGTCAACGTCGCGACCGGTGCCAGTGCCACAGCGGTCGATGGCGACGGCGCCGGCTACACCGTGTACGCGAACGCCATGTTGATCATGATGGTGCCGCACGCGATCATCACGGTCTCTCTAGCCACAGCGCTGCTGCCCCGTCTGGCCGATCTGGCGGCCGACGGGCACATCGACGAGGTCAGGGAGAAGCTGGTCTCGGTCGTGCGCATCTGCCTGGCCATCCTCCTGCCCATGGCCGCGCTGATGGCCGTGCTGGCCTTCCCGATCACGGCGGTGATCTTCGACTACGGCTCAGCCGAAGGCCAGACCGGGATGCTGGCCCGTACGCTGATCGCGCTCTTGCCCGGCCTGCTCGCGTTCACCGTGCATTACCTGTGCCTGCGCGGTTTCTACGCGCTCAAGGACACCCGGACACCGTTCTTCACCCAGTTGTGGATCGCTGCGGTGATGATCGTCTGGGCCATCGGGCTGAGCGTGATCTCGCCGAGCCCCCATCTCGTCACGATGACGCTGGCCACCGGATACAGTGCGGCCTATCTCGTCGGAGCCACCGTGAGCGTCGTGCGCCTACAGCGCGAGATCGGTGCGATCGACTTCTCGCCGCTGGTACAGCATATGGCCCGGCTGGCCATCCCCACCGGTGTCGCCGCCGGACTGGCCTGGCTGCTCTGGCGCGGCTGGTCGCAGCTCGGCCTGCTGAGTGCGTTCCCCTCCATGATCGAACGGTTAGTGGAGCTTGCCATCAGCGCCTCCGTGGGGGGCGCCACCTTCGTGGCCCTGGCATACGTCTTCCGCATCTCCGAAGTTCGCCGCGCGATCACCATGATCATGGCCAAGCTCCGTGGCCGGCACGCCGAGGCGGCACCCGCCGAAACCGAGAGCACCATTCCGGACGACATGCTCGAGGAGACCGCCGACTACATTCCGCCGGTGCTGGAGACGGGCACCCTCAGCATCTTCCGCCGTCCCAACTTCGACCCCGACGTCACGGTCGAGTTCTTCCTGGACGAAACCATGCACGGCGCGACCATGCATGGCATGCCCGCTCTCACTGACCGGCCCCGGCCGCCGAGCATCCTGCAGGAGGGAAACCCGGCGGCACGGCGCCATCCGAATCTCGACATCGACACCCATCCGGAGCTGCCCAAGCACGGGGAGGCCGGCCTTTCACAGCCCTCGGGGCGGGCACGCACACTGGCCGGACGGTACCGGGTCGAGAACCTGCTCGACGAGACCGCTGGGGTGCGCTCGTGGCTCGGGTTCGACGAGATCCTTCAGCGCCAGGTGTTCATCCAGACCATCCCAGCCGGCGACCCCCGCGGGGACGACTTCATCCGTGCCGCGAGGAAAGCCTCCTCGATCGACGATCCACGCTTCCTGCGGATCCTCGACATCGGGGCGGAGGACCTTTCCTATCTCGTGCGCGAGTGGACCCCTGGCCGGAGCCTTGCCGGCCTCCTGGCCGAAGGCCCGTTCCACACCGAGCACGCCTCGGCGATCGGCCGTGAGGTCGCGGACGCTCTCGCTGTCGCGCACAACATGCAACTCTCACACCGCCGGCTCAGCCCGACCCTGGTATTCCTCACCGCGGAGGGATCGATCAAGATCGCCGGCCTCGAGACCGAGGCGGTGCTCTACGGCGCGGCCGAGATCAACCTCGACGGCGCCGAGACTCGAGAAACCGATGCGGGCGTCCTCGACGCCGCTGGCGTCGGAAGCGTCCTGTACGCCTGTTTGACGGCCCGGTGGCCCATCGGAGCCTCCGGAGGGCTCGAACCCGCTCCTCGCATCGACGGGCGACTGGCTTCGGCCCGGCAGGTCAGACCCGGAATACCCACCTCGCTGGACGTCGTCACCGACCGCTCCATCGGCAACGCTCGCCGCCATCATGTCCCGCCGCTTCGTTCGCCTTTCGAGATCGCCTCCGAGCTGGGCACCGGTCCGGGAACCGACCAGTTCGCGATCGTCGGACAGGACTCCGCCGAGGGTAACGGCAACGGCCTGCTGGATCCGGTCTCCGGCCCGTATCTCGGCGTACCCGCGGGCACGGCGGCCACACAGCTACGCAGCCGGCGCGACCGGCGCCGGACCAGCAAACTCGGCAGATTCCTGGGCGTCTTCGGTGCGGCTCTGTTGCTGGTCGGGGCAACCCTCGTCGGACTGCAGCTGATGCTCAGCGCGTTCGACGATCCGGACCGGCCCGCCCGAGAGGAGCCCGGCTCGGCCGAGACAGGCGAAGATCCCACCTCGCCACCGCCGGAACCAGAACCGGAGGCGGAGCCACTAGAAGCCGTCACAGCGGACTACTTCGACCCCTTCGGCGGCACCCCGGAGAGTCCCACCGAAGTCGGCAATGCGACAGACGGCAACCTCGACACCGTGTGGCGCACGCTCCGGTATCTGGACCCGCTAGAGGCACAAAAGCCTGGCGTCGGGTTGTACGTAGACCTCGGTGAACCCAAGAGCATTACTGAGATCGAAGTAACGCTGATGAACGACGACGCCGATCTCGAACTACGCGTGGCGCCGGAGGATGCAAGCAGCGTGCCAGGCGACTTCGACGATTGGTCCAGGGTTCACGTCGAGGAGAATGCCGAGCTCACGTTCGGTCATACACTTGAGGAATCCGTCACAACACGCTATGTCTTGGTGTGGTTCACACGGCTGCCACCTTTCGAGGGTGACTATCGAAGCGGCATCGCCGACGTGACGGTCTTGGGCACCGAGGGAGGTTCGCAGTGA
- the sigM gene encoding RNA polymerase sigma factor SigM encodes MTGGPSGYQDADDGELLRRHVGGEHEAFGELVRRHQDRLWAVALRTLGNPEDAADALQDALVNAFRRASSFRAESAVTTWLHRVVVNACLDRIRHTAARPSDPVAFDGTENPVLTAAAGAGGDPAEHAPLRLDLQAALASLPDEQRVPLVLVDVEGYRVAEVAEMLSLPVGTIKSRCARGRARLLPLLTQGESSQPRGNQADNPRVPPAATSEPGGGDRR; translated from the coding sequence GTGACGGGTGGGCCGTCCGGGTACCAGGACGCTGACGATGGTGAGCTATTGCGCCGCCATGTTGGCGGAGAACACGAAGCATTCGGCGAACTGGTCCGGCGGCACCAGGACCGGCTCTGGGCAGTAGCGCTCCGCACCCTTGGAAATCCCGAAGATGCCGCGGACGCGCTTCAGGACGCACTAGTCAACGCGTTCCGGCGAGCGTCGTCATTTCGAGCCGAATCGGCAGTAACCACCTGGCTGCACCGGGTAGTGGTCAATGCGTGTCTGGACCGCATCCGGCATACCGCCGCGCGTCCCTCGGACCCGGTTGCGTTCGACGGCACCGAGAACCCCGTTCTCACCGCGGCCGCCGGCGCCGGCGGCGACCCGGCGGAACATGCCCCGCTGCGGCTCGACCTGCAGGCAGCGTTGGCGTCCCTGCCCGATGAACAACGCGTGCCGCTGGTCCTCGTCGACGTCGAGGGTTACCGGGTGGCCGAGGTCGCCGAGATGCTGAGTCTCCCCGTCGGGACCATCAAAAGCCGGTGTGCCCGAGGCCGTGCCCGGCTACTCCCACTGCTCACCCAAGGCGAATCCTCGCAACCCAGAGGGAACCAAGCAGACAACCCTCGCGTCCCACCTGCAGCGACCAGTGAACCAGGAGGAGGTGATCGCCGGTGA